From Nguyenibacter vanlangensis, one genomic window encodes:
- a CDS encoding TonB-dependent receptor domain-containing protein has protein sequence MMRHETAPHSVQTVTKQYIEMQSPTNTALDLVKNLPSISVSTVDSSGILGGQINSRSLTDSDMGILLNGVPVATAYYLNQNVDSEDLDHVTVTPGSAAIELPVTSAAVGVMDAQTYTPGHKFGGLMDFSYGTNNLSREFMRVESGDIGNSGIRGYFSFSHEHARNWTGPWTNARRHLDFGAVKDFDDGSSVNVFVSWNHQFTAAPLYPTASQFFNKKHGLGTYNYQATYDPSNPSTYGGLDGNMWDQVFITTPVHLHLPYNFSFDFKPYYVYNGGYTYNGTLFNADVTPVTLGADGNALSGHVPAASYYSVFRPHAGAVAKLNYDIGKQHHIELGYWFDYQDNQVVNRYSVLSATGQQPFPYAASTGLFQDGSRYMPYQGDSGWKNHSLFLQDTSKFFNKKLVVTAGFKVSMINRWSQNFASTAPMVQSNFVVPLPQLSIGYQIDTHNQIYVNAEGDYRMPDPGSLSQVFDAQTGKYIGNPYNAKPQYSIKEELGWRYDNRYFMTDLEFFNYAITERLVSTNVYVNNQSIGSTINAGNQTARGFDAMIAGHPFHHWSPYASVEYLDATMDSNLPATGVLANGQTIADYLPTRGKTAVQAPHVLANFGLTYDDGKFFGNVGVHYTSSQYATFMNDEKMPGFVTDSLAIGYHFPSFGFVKAPTFRLNFNNLGGGFVRTGVNGLDNNAIATRGVRGSMIAASGSPTYYLYPRFNVTGTLSLAF, from the coding sequence ATGATGCGTCACGAAACCGCGCCGCATTCGGTGCAGACCGTGACCAAGCAGTATATCGAAATGCAGAGTCCGACGAATACGGCACTGGACCTTGTCAAGAATCTGCCGAGCATCAGTGTCTCGACCGTCGATTCCTCGGGTATTCTGGGTGGACAGATCAACAGCCGCAGCCTGACCGATTCCGACATGGGCATCCTGCTCAACGGTGTTCCCGTCGCAACCGCTTATTATCTGAACCAGAATGTCGATTCCGAAGATCTGGATCATGTTACGGTGACCCCGGGGTCGGCCGCGATCGAACTGCCCGTAACGTCTGCCGCGGTCGGCGTCATGGATGCGCAGACCTATACGCCCGGACATAAGTTCGGTGGCCTGATGGATTTTTCGTACGGCACGAACAATCTGTCGCGTGAATTCATGCGCGTCGAAAGCGGTGACATCGGCAATAGCGGTATTCGTGGCTATTTCTCGTTCTCGCATGAGCATGCCCGGAACTGGACCGGTCCCTGGACGAACGCGCGGCGTCATCTCGATTTCGGCGCGGTGAAGGATTTCGATGACGGGTCCTCCGTCAACGTTTTCGTCTCCTGGAATCATCAGTTCACCGCGGCGCCTCTCTACCCGACGGCCAGCCAGTTCTTCAACAAGAAGCACGGGCTTGGAACCTACAACTACCAGGCGACCTACGATCCGTCGAATCCTTCGACGTACGGCGGCCTTGATGGAAATATGTGGGACCAGGTCTTCATCACGACGCCGGTCCACCTGCATCTGCCATATAATTTCTCGTTCGATTTCAAGCCCTATTACGTCTATAACGGCGGCTACACCTACAACGGCACGTTGTTTAACGCCGACGTCACGCCCGTGACGCTGGGGGCGGATGGGAATGCCTTGAGCGGCCATGTGCCGGCTGCGTCCTATTACAGCGTCTTCCGTCCGCATGCGGGGGCCGTCGCCAAGCTCAACTACGATATCGGCAAGCAGCATCACATCGAACTCGGATACTGGTTCGACTATCAGGACAACCAGGTCGTCAATCGCTATTCGGTCCTGTCCGCGACCGGGCAGCAGCCGTTCCCGTATGCGGCGTCCACCGGGCTCTTTCAGGACGGCTCCCGGTATATGCCTTACCAGGGTGATTCCGGATGGAAGAATCATTCCCTGTTCCTTCAGGATACGTCCAAATTCTTCAACAAGAAGCTTGTGGTGACTGCGGGCTTCAAGGTCTCGATGATCAACCGCTGGAGCCAGAATTTCGCGTCCACGGCGCCGATGGTCCAGAGCAATTTCGTCGTGCCGCTGCCGCAGCTTTCCATCGGTTATCAGATCGACACGCATAACCAGATCTATGTGAACGCCGAAGGCGATTATCGCATGCCGGATCCAGGATCGCTGTCACAGGTCTTCGATGCGCAAACCGGCAAATATATCGGGAATCCCTATAACGCGAAGCCGCAATATTCCATCAAGGAAGAGCTGGGCTGGCGCTACGACAACCGTTATTTCATGACCGACCTGGAATTCTTCAACTATGCGATCACCGAACGCCTGGTTTCGACAAACGTCTATGTGAACAACCAGTCCATCGGTTCCACGATCAACGCTGGCAACCAGACGGCGCGCGGCTTCGATGCGATGATTGCGGGGCATCCGTTCCATCACTGGAGCCCCTATGCGTCGGTCGAATATCTCGACGCGACCATGGATTCCAATTTGCCGGCGACAGGGGTGCTCGCGAACGGCCAGACGATTGCCGACTACCTGCCCACCAGGGGCAAGACGGCGGTCCAGGCGCCGCACGTACTGGCGAATTTCGGGCTGACCTATGACGATGGAAAATTCTTCGGGAATGTCGGCGTTCATTACACGTCCTCTCAGTACGCGACCTTCATGAATGACGAGAAGATGCCGGGTTTCGTCACGGACTCGCTGGCGATCGGTTATCATTTCCCGTCCTTCGGGTTCGTCAAGGCGCCGACGTTCCGGCTGAACTTCAACAATCTGGGCGGCGGGTTCGTTCGCACTGGCGTCAACGGGCTGGACAATAATGCCATCGCTACCCGCGGCGTTCGTGGCAGCATGATTGCCGCCAGCGGTTCGCCGACCTATTACCTCTATCCGCGCTTCAACGTAACCGGGACGCTGTCCCTGGCGTTCTGA
- a CDS encoding purine nucleoside permease: MSKQDRSGWYVTRFASVLLAGAAGLSACAAPAPAPAPAPAPAPAPAHAAEEVKFVVVANWENGADRGDAPGEYQNWVEREHLDERVSVRGAPDVVRRNKAGLYGVVLRHGVMDLVAFVLDPRFDFHHTYWLFTGISGVDPNVASVGSVAWARWVVDGDALREIDDRTIPKDWPYGLYAIGASRPDTLPANPNHYGSVTDVAELSKAYPLNQGLARWAYRISRTVVLSDDPEVAVRRKAWVGFPAAQKPPSVLMGETLGAKRYWHGAPRNRWAENWVKLWTKGQGLFVMTNEESQTRQGEMRTLASLGFVDANRIMVLRSGSNFSMPPPGTDVTQSMGDEGPGQAVAFDNNERAGAPVVAEILDHWERYRDHVPSAP, encoded by the coding sequence ATGAGCAAACAAGATCGGAGCGGGTGGTACGTGACGCGATTCGCCTCCGTCCTTCTTGCAGGAGCGGCGGGTTTGTCAGCCTGCGCGGCCCCGGCCCCGGCCCCGGCCCCGGCCCCGGCCCCGGCCCCGGCCCCGGCGCACGCGGCGGAGGAGGTGAAGTTCGTTGTCGTTGCCAACTGGGAGAACGGCGCGGATCGCGGCGACGCGCCGGGCGAGTATCAGAATTGGGTGGAGCGGGAACACCTTGACGAGAGGGTATCGGTCCGGGGTGCGCCAGATGTCGTTCGACGCAACAAGGCGGGGCTGTATGGAGTCGTCCTGCGCCATGGGGTGATGGACCTTGTGGCATTCGTTCTGGATCCACGCTTCGACTTTCATCACACCTATTGGCTGTTCACCGGGATTTCGGGCGTCGATCCGAATGTCGCCTCTGTCGGCAGTGTCGCCTGGGCGCGCTGGGTGGTCGACGGCGACGCGCTGCGAGAGATCGACGACCGCACGATCCCGAAGGACTGGCCCTATGGGCTGTATGCGATAGGCGCCTCGCGCCCCGACACGTTGCCCGCGAATCCCAACCATTACGGGTCGGTGACCGATGTCGCGGAACTGAGCAAGGCCTATCCGCTGAACCAGGGGCTGGCACGCTGGGCCTATCGGATCAGCCGCACCGTCGTGCTGAGCGACGATCCGGAGGTCGCGGTACGTCGCAAGGCTTGGGTGGGCTTCCCGGCGGCGCAGAAGCCGCCATCCGTCCTGATGGGCGAGACGCTGGGGGCGAAACGCTACTGGCACGGCGCGCCGCGCAATCGCTGGGCCGAGAACTGGGTGAAGCTCTGGACGAAGGGGCAGGGCCTGTTCGTGATGACGAACGAGGAAAGCCAGACCCGTCAGGGTGAAATGCGCACCCTGGCCTCACTGGGCTTCGTGGATGCGAACCGGATCATGGTGCTGCGATCGGGCTCCAATTTCTCCATGCCGCCACCGGGGACCGACGTAACCCAATCCATGGGGGACGAGGGACCGGGCCAGGCGGTCGCGTTCGACAACAATGAACGGGCCGGCGCGCCGGTGGTCGCGGAAATACTCGATCATTGGGAGCGCTATCGTGATCATGTCCCGTCGGCCCCTTGA
- a CDS encoding LysR family transcriptional regulator, with protein sequence MSRFSIYFEMVAQTGSIRQAASALNVSASAVNRQILAVEQEMRLLLFHRHSAGLTLTAAGELLLAAIMSGKRDFESFRTRLEDLSGLRRGLVEMAVVEAVSDRFIPEILLEVHKLYPRVEFNIRTLDIAEIWEAVTSNEVDFGISIRKGASKKVHTVATLNSPVGLVVRSDHPLADLRETRLSHAVGLKLILPSGTLAIGANIRETLARHSVNLHAAITSNRIVSIKSLVRSGLGAGLLTLADVMNEVKAGEFSFVRLIDTGITPLNFSLFYHVQRSISPAAQTVIDLISDKFNSILDDTDQT encoded by the coding sequence TTGTCCCGCTTTTCGATTTATTTCGAGATGGTGGCACAAACGGGTTCCATTCGACAGGCCGCGAGTGCGCTGAACGTCTCGGCATCGGCGGTCAATCGACAGATTCTGGCTGTGGAACAGGAGATGCGGCTCCTGCTGTTTCACCGGCATAGTGCGGGCCTGACCCTGACGGCAGCCGGGGAGTTGCTGCTGGCGGCGATCATGTCGGGAAAACGCGATTTCGAATCGTTCCGCACGCGCCTCGAAGATTTATCCGGTCTTCGCCGCGGCCTGGTGGAAATGGCTGTGGTCGAAGCCGTCAGCGATCGTTTCATTCCGGAAATTCTTCTGGAGGTCCACAAACTCTATCCCCGTGTCGAATTCAACATCCGGACACTGGATATCGCGGAAATCTGGGAAGCGGTCACCAGTAACGAAGTGGATTTCGGCATCTCAATCCGCAAAGGCGCATCGAAGAAGGTCCATACAGTCGCCACCCTCAATTCACCCGTCGGTCTGGTCGTGCGATCCGACCATCCGCTCGCCGACCTGCGGGAAACCAGACTAAGCCATGCGGTGGGATTGAAACTCATTCTTCCCAGCGGCACCTTGGCAATCGGCGCCAATATTCGCGAAACCCTGGCGCGGCATAGCGTCAACCTGCACGCTGCGATCACCAGCAACCGTATCGTCAGCATCAAGTCGCTCGTCAGAAGCGGCCTGGGAGCAGGCCTCCTGACGCTTGCCGACGTCATGAACGAAGTGAAGGCCGGAGAATTCAGCTTCGTCCGGTTGATCGATACCGGCATCACACCCCTGAATTTCTCTCTCTTCTACCATGTCCAACGTAGCATTTCTCCTGCCGCGCAGACGGTGATCGACTTGATCTCGGATAAATTCAACTCAATCCTCGACGATACGGATCAGACGTAA
- a CDS encoding LysR substrate-binding domain-containing protein, producing MKDAFESQLLATLVAIAETGSFSAAADRVGRTLSAVSMQVRKLEEMVGQPPLFRKTGRCMILTERGEILLSYARRILTLQEEAAMQMRIKSCTAKIKLGVPEDYVGDRLGSALESFSNRFPHTQVDVVCEPSGTLSRLARDRKIDIGIVTTTGSDHGVEVLRKEPMRWICATKHALHEQPTVPLALFQPGCIGRAMALDAWGHTGRPYRIAYSSPSISSLIAVVRAGLAISPLPLCSIPKDIRVLDDDAGVPILPSLPIGLVFGSGGDRDLAVESLATELRASYQQS from the coding sequence ATGAAGGACGCCTTTGAAAGTCAGCTTCTGGCGACGCTGGTCGCCATTGCGGAAACCGGTTCGTTTTCGGCCGCCGCCGACCGCGTCGGTCGAACGTTGTCCGCCGTAAGCATGCAGGTGAGAAAACTCGAGGAGATGGTGGGCCAACCACCGCTCTTCCGGAAAACAGGACGCTGTATGATCCTGACGGAACGAGGTGAAATCCTGCTGTCCTATGCGCGCAGGATTCTGACCTTGCAGGAAGAAGCTGCGATGCAAATGAGGATAAAATCCTGCACCGCGAAAATAAAATTGGGCGTGCCGGAGGATTATGTTGGCGATCGTCTCGGCTCTGCTCTTGAATCATTCTCGAATAGATTCCCCCATACGCAGGTCGATGTCGTGTGCGAGCCGAGCGGGACTTTGTCCCGACTGGCACGCGACCGAAAGATCGATATCGGCATCGTTACGACGACGGGATCCGATCATGGCGTGGAAGTGCTCCGGAAGGAGCCCATGCGGTGGATATGCGCAACCAAACATGCTCTTCATGAACAGCCGACGGTGCCTTTGGCTCTGTTCCAGCCAGGTTGCATCGGCAGGGCTATGGCACTGGATGCTTGGGGACATACTGGCCGTCCCTATCGCATTGCCTATTCCAGCCCGAGTATTTCCAGCCTCATTGCGGTCGTCAGGGCTGGCCTGGCAATTTCTCCATTGCCTCTTTGCTCCATTCCCAAGGATATACGGGTTCTCGATGATGACGCAGGAGTGCCGATCCTTCCATCATTACCGATCGGGCTGGTGTTTGGTTCGGGCGGAGACCGTGATCTGGCGGTTGAAAGCCTTGCCACCGAATTGCGTGCGTCGTACCAACAGAGTTGA
- a CDS encoding EamA family transporter codes for MTGTGDGNDLTLRGVCILVLVSFIWGLNFVVIHLGLRHFPPLLFSALRFLFCALPWIFIVPKPKISLRSLLSLGIVLGILVFVGLFVGMHEGVPAGIASLTMQAQVFFTVILGKFFLSEKPGPLQILSVFIGMFAIFAMIVIQGTVGTYDGIVLVLGGALSWGVANIMMKKLPRVNMLGLMVWISLIPPVPLFLMSIAVDGWPTVAASLRAFDASGFMAVAYTGLLSTIFAYGMWGSMLQRFPTTSVAPFALLVPVFALLTAYLFLGEHYTAVQLCASAVIIGALAANIWHKKIEKAILNKKFPKNIIDTETAGHVK; via the coding sequence ATGACGGGAACAGGCGACGGAAATGACCTGACATTGAGAGGCGTCTGCATTCTGGTTCTTGTATCATTCATCTGGGGCCTGAACTTTGTCGTCATTCATCTTGGCTTGAGGCATTTTCCACCGCTGTTGTTTTCCGCGCTTCGTTTTTTGTTTTGCGCGCTGCCATGGATTTTTATTGTTCCGAAGCCAAAGATATCGCTGCGATCTCTACTTTCTCTCGGAATTGTTCTTGGAATACTTGTATTCGTGGGACTTTTCGTGGGAATGCATGAAGGCGTCCCAGCAGGAATTGCGTCATTAACGATGCAGGCTCAGGTCTTTTTCACCGTAATTCTCGGGAAATTCTTTCTATCTGAAAAACCCGGACCACTACAGATCCTGTCAGTGTTTATCGGCATGTTCGCCATCTTCGCGATGATCGTTATCCAGGGGACTGTCGGGACCTATGACGGGATAGTTCTGGTACTCGGTGGCGCTTTGTCATGGGGCGTGGCCAACATCATGATGAAGAAACTTCCCCGGGTGAATATGCTCGGTCTGATGGTATGGATCAGCCTGATCCCGCCCGTTCCCTTGTTTCTGATGTCGATCGCCGTCGACGGATGGCCGACGGTTGCGGCCTCACTGAGAGCTTTTGACGCATCCGGCTTCATGGCAGTCGCCTATACCGGCCTGCTATCCACGATATTTGCATATGGAATGTGGGGAAGCATGCTGCAGCGTTTTCCGACCACGTCTGTTGCTCCCTTCGCGCTCCTCGTGCCTGTTTTTGCACTTCTGACAGCCTATCTGTTCCTGGGTGAACATTATACGGCAGTACAACTCTGCGCATCTGCCGTGATCATCGGTGCGCTTGCAGCGAACATCTGGCACAAGAAAATTGAGAAAGCTATTTTAAATAAAAAATTTCCAAAAAATATCATAGATACTGAAACGGCGGGTCATGTAAAATAG
- a CDS encoding transporter — MRNYISFIAISSFFVCGFFNPAHGGSWDQWYTGSLLSPSGALFHKGDIAIEPYFSIQLSSVYFDNTGGRQNAGSHSQRILNNTLYKYAITDNLSIQTIPEIALRQSDGTHRHTGLSLGDMPVDAVLRFLDIRHGILHPAFNLFMGVGFPTGQYDRLRSASFATGSGTYVARFALTEQSAYRLTARHELRIRMWLNLRQPLDRVRTNDLSSYGSQSSHVIVGMTAEAGVSGELALTRQFVLAFDIARDFSASSVVCADTTDFQNPARRLPPSVSWNIAPAIEYNWSSRFGIIMGFSATVAGRNAAATMVPQFAFNAFF, encoded by the coding sequence ATGCGGAATTATATTTCGTTCATCGCTATATCAAGTTTCTTCGTTTGTGGATTTTTTAATCCTGCGCATGGAGGTTCTTGGGATCAATGGTATACAGGATCGTTATTGTCGCCGTCCGGAGCCCTGTTTCATAAAGGTGACATAGCGATAGAGCCGTATTTTTCTATCCAATTGTCAAGCGTATATTTTGACAATACAGGCGGAAGACAAAATGCTGGCAGCCATTCCCAACGTATCTTAAACAATACGCTCTACAAATACGCCATTACCGACAACCTGAGTATACAGACCATACCAGAAATCGCGCTCCGGCAGTCAGACGGAACGCACCGTCATACTGGTTTGTCCCTGGGGGATATGCCTGTCGACGCAGTTTTGAGGTTTCTCGATATCAGGCATGGGATTCTGCATCCGGCTTTCAATCTTTTTATGGGAGTCGGTTTTCCAACGGGACAATATGACAGATTGCGCTCCGCGAGCTTCGCGACCGGGAGCGGAACCTATGTTGCGCGTTTCGCCTTGACGGAACAATCGGCTTATCGCCTGACCGCCAGGCACGAATTACGCATCAGAATGTGGTTGAACCTGCGCCAGCCGCTTGATCGCGTACGGACCAATGATCTGTCCTCTTATGGATCACAGTCCAGTCATGTTATTGTCGGCATGACGGCCGAAGCCGGCGTGTCAGGAGAATTGGCCTTGACGCGACAGTTCGTTCTTGCGTTCGATATCGCTCGTGATTTCTCGGCATCGTCGGTCGTTTGCGCCGACACAACCGATTTTCAGAATCCTGCGCGGCGTCTTCCCCCATCGGTATCGTGGAATATCGCGCCCGCCATTGAATATAACTGGTCATCCCGCTTTGGGATCATCATGGGGTTTTCCGCCACCGTGGCTGGCCGTAATGCCGCCGCGACGATGGTTCCTCAGTTCGCCTTCAACGCTTTCTTTTGA
- a CDS encoding GFA family protein, with protein MLIDDKGRSHEWANWSAQEGQMKGGCLCGAVRYIAEGEPLSSGICHCETCRRAASAPRLPFVSVPSAGFRYTSGAPIDYISSPGVTRSFCGRCGSPLTYRRDDTPGELDVMTVSLDNPNTIRPTFHVWTGEALDWDQITGELISYVRSCTE; from the coding sequence ATGCTCATCGATGACAAAGGTCGATCGCACGAATGGGCGAACTGGTCAGCGCAGGAGGGACAGATGAAGGGTGGATGTCTTTGCGGAGCCGTACGCTATATCGCTGAGGGTGAACCGCTCAGCAGCGGCATCTGCCATTGCGAGACCTGCCGGCGTGCCGCGTCGGCACCCCGGCTTCCCTTCGTCAGCGTCCCGTCCGCCGGCTTTCGCTACACAAGCGGCGCACCAATCGACTATATATCGTCACCCGGCGTTACCCGCAGCTTCTGCGGCCGGTGCGGGTCCCCTTTGACCTATCGCCGGGACGATACCCCTGGCGAACTCGACGTCATGACGGTGAGCTTGGATAACCCGAACACGATCCGTCCAACCTTCCATGTCTGGACGGGCGAGGCGCTTGACTGGGACCAGATAACGGGGGAGCTTATAAGCTATGTGCGATCATGCACCGAATGA
- a CDS encoding TetR/AcrR family transcriptional regulator — protein MTDDAAPGDKASRRATLAGQAAELILQNGLGNMGLRGLARQLQTSDRMLLYYFGTKEALVIETLARVGEKFRSLLGRYSDGPRLPPGRFVAQVLAMGRDPAVAPYMRVWTELIARTAAGEAPYGTIAQKAVSDWLTWIESRLVPDPAHPERPAALLSIIEGVTFLEIASPGATRQVEQYLTQALDAQ, from the coding sequence ATGACGGATGATGCGGCCCCTGGCGACAAGGCGTCGCGGCGCGCGACATTGGCTGGCCAGGCAGCCGAACTGATTTTGCAGAACGGGCTGGGCAATATGGGCCTGCGCGGCCTGGCCAGGCAGTTGCAGACCAGCGACCGCATGCTGCTCTATTATTTCGGGACCAAGGAGGCGCTGGTCATCGAGACCCTGGCCAGGGTCGGAGAAAAATTCCGATCCTTGCTGGGCAGATATAGCGACGGCCCGCGCCTGCCGCCGGGACGTTTCGTCGCGCAGGTGCTGGCGATGGGACGCGATCCGGCGGTCGCCCCCTATATGCGCGTCTGGACCGAACTGATCGCCCGCACGGCGGCCGGCGAGGCGCCGTACGGTACGATCGCGCAGAAGGCGGTCTCGGACTGGCTGACCTGGATCGAGTCACGCCTGGTCCCCGATCCCGCCCATCCGGAACGGCCGGCGGCATTGCTGTCCATTATCGAGGGCGTGACATTCCTGGAAATCGCCAGTCCAGGCGCGACGCGCCAGGTCGAGCAATACCTGACCCAGGCCCTGGACGCGCAATAG
- a CDS encoding DUF5367 family protein, with translation MLRFSQLITCSLVAFLFWALAAWYVHAVPRSLTGLRGDIGFLTSIPVALCCVWLICRLARLQGNQILAGCVVVMADAMLYDAIALRWFPFIYASSDQACRLASAWLLWGYGISAWGALLFANRFGTISRA, from the coding sequence ATGCTACGCTTTAGCCAGCTTATCACATGTTCCCTGGTGGCTTTCCTTTTCTGGGCCCTGGCAGCCTGGTACGTGCATGCCGTTCCCCGCAGCCTGACGGGCCTGCGCGGCGATATCGGCTTCCTGACCAGCATTCCGGTCGCGCTGTGCTGTGTCTGGCTGATCTGTCGCCTGGCGCGTCTTCAGGGCAATCAGATCCTGGCCGGCTGCGTCGTGGTGATGGCCGATGCCATGCTGTATGATGCGATCGCCCTGCGGTGGTTTCCCTTCATCTATGCCAGCAGCGACCAGGCCTGCCGTCTCGCTTCCGCATGGCTGCTCTGGGGATACGGCATCAGCGCATGGGGTGCCCTGCTGTTCGCAAACCGCTTCGGCACAATATCCAGGGCGTGA
- a CDS encoding ABC transporter permease has protein sequence MFANMLLTFGRQLQRHRLYTVLNVLGLACGIATFLTLALIVRYETSFDTALPDARHLYRLDMSWHPAGRAPSENPGSSFVPYPFLQQDFPAIAHAVRVLSASMPVRVGQQLAAETVTMTDPDFFSVFALPIVAGPARGRHLDGPSMIVIPARIARRYFGTVQAVGRQMQIDNDHTPSTVTAVYADPPPNSSVDFGILTVFPSQQYATLPFTNWGSQWGAIWIRVDDPAAVAAIGVGLHDYVARHPVHLPATALAQDFAGAGLTLVGLPDVHFHDAAITGSGTSRQLVTILELVGIAALATAIVNYVNLATARAGMRAREVAIRKVMGASRGALVLQFMGEALALVACSALVGLAMVEVGLAWIDTLSGWTVALDMSFVLPLIVLIVLAVGLVAGLYPALVLAAFRPAPVLAASRTPAGGRRAALVRNMLVVLQFSFAIVLAICTLVMTRQAAFVRDAQRGLRQEGVIVIPALDDDSLRQRQADIVDRLRQVPGVVSATRSDMFPHHLSDSDNWYRDGSASRFSANWGYATPDYFATYHMRLLAGRLFDAAHGDDYPDTGKSGDAIRNIVISRLAAHDFGFATPDQAIGRLVREEGTGRPYRVIGVIDDVRFNDMHSPVEALIFIGTRRPIDYVAASIRYAGMPQPVAMRRLRAAWRAIAPDVPFDGTGVPDIFAADYRADLNHGRLFAIGAAIAILIACLGLYGLSAFTLSRRRHEIAIRKVMGARARDILLLLSGQFIRPVLLANLIAWPIAWVLMRVWLAGFDQRIALAPGFFIAVGLAAAAMALITVIGQTLRVAGAEPARALRQN, from the coding sequence ATGTTCGCGAACATGCTGCTGACGTTCGGGCGCCAGTTGCAGCGTCACCGGCTCTATACCGTGCTCAATGTGCTGGGACTGGCCTGCGGCATCGCGACGTTCCTGACGCTGGCCCTGATCGTCCGGTACGAAACATCCTTCGATACCGCCCTTCCCGATGCGCGGCATCTCTACCGGCTGGACATGTCCTGGCACCCCGCCGGTCGTGCGCCGTCCGAAAATCCGGGCAGCAGCTTTGTGCCCTATCCGTTTCTGCAGCAGGATTTTCCCGCCATCGCGCACGCGGTCCGCGTGCTTTCCGCGTCCATGCCCGTCCGGGTCGGGCAGCAACTGGCGGCCGAAACCGTCACCATGACCGATCCGGATTTCTTCTCGGTCTTCGCGCTGCCGATCGTTGCCGGGCCGGCCCGCGGCCGGCATCTGGACGGCCCGAGCATGATCGTCATTCCGGCGCGGATCGCGCGCCGATATTTCGGCACCGTCCAGGCCGTCGGCCGGCAGATGCAGATCGACAACGACCATACGCCCTCGACCGTCACCGCGGTCTATGCCGACCCGCCCCCGAACAGCAGCGTCGATTTCGGCATCCTGACCGTCTTTCCGTCGCAGCAGTACGCAACGCTGCCCTTTACCAACTGGGGCAGCCAGTGGGGCGCGATCTGGATCAGGGTCGACGATCCCGCCGCCGTCGCCGCCATCGGCGTGGGCCTGCATGACTATGTCGCCCGCCACCCGGTCCATCTGCCCGCGACGGCCCTGGCGCAGGATTTCGCGGGGGCGGGCCTGACGCTGGTCGGCCTGCCGGACGTCCATTTTCATGACGCCGCGATCACCGGCAGCGGGACCAGCCGCCAGCTTGTCACCATTCTCGAACTGGTGGGCATCGCGGCGCTTGCGACCGCCATCGTGAATTACGTCAACCTGGCGACCGCCCGCGCCGGCATGCGGGCGCGCGAGGTCGCGATCCGCAAGGTCATGGGCGCGTCACGCGGCGCGCTGGTCCTGCAATTCATGGGCGAGGCCCTGGCCCTGGTCGCGTGTTCCGCCCTCGTCGGGCTGGCCATGGTCGAGGTCGGCCTTGCCTGGATCGACACGCTCAGCGGCTGGACGGTGGCGTTGGACATGTCCTTCGTGCTGCCGCTGATCGTCCTGATCGTTCTGGCGGTGGGGCTGGTGGCCGGTCTCTATCCCGCGCTGGTCCTGGCCGCGTTCCGCCCTGCCCCGGTCCTGGCCGCCAGCCGCACGCCGGCCGGCGGCCGGCGTGCGGCCCTTGTCCGGAACATGCTGGTGGTGCTGCAATTCAGTTTCGCGATCGTCCTGGCGATCTGCACCCTTGTCATGACCCGCCAGGCCGCCTTCGTGCGCGATGCCCAGCGCGGCCTGCGCCAGGAGGGCGTCATCGTCATTCCAGCCCTGGACGACGACAGCCTGCGCCAGCGGCAGGCCGACATCGTCGACCGGCTGCGCCAGGTGCCGGGCGTGGTCTCGGCCACGCGGTCGGACATGTTTCCGCACCATCTGTCCGATTCCGACAATTGGTACCGCGATGGATCGGCCAGCCGCTTTTCGGCGAACTGGGGGTATGCCACGCCCGATTATTTCGCGACCTATCATATGCGCCTGCTGGCCGGCCGTCTGTTCGACGCGGCCCATGGCGACGATTACCCGGACACGGGCAAGAGCGGCGATGCGATCCGCAATATCGTCATCAGCCGCCTGGCCGCGCATGATTTCGGCTTCGCCACGCCGGATCAGGCCATCGGCCGGCTGGTGCGCGAGGAAGGGACGGGCCGTCCGTACCGGGTCATCGGCGTGATCGACGATGTACGCTTCAACGACATGCACAGCCCGGTCGAGGCGCTGATCTTCATTGGTACGCGCCGGCCGATCGATTATGTGGCGGCCAGCATCCGCTATGCCGGCATGCCCCAGCCCGTCGCGATGCGGCGGCTGCGCGCCGCCTGGCGGGCGATCGCGCCCGATGTCCCGTTCGACGGCACCGGCGTCCCGGATATTTTCGCCGCCGATTACCGGGCGGACCTGAATCACGGCAGGCTGTTCGCGATCGGCGCCGCCATCGCGATCCTGATCGCCTGTCTGGGACTTTACGGATTGTCGGCGTTCACCCTGTCGCGCCGGAGGCATGAAATCGCCATCCGCAAGGTCATGGGCGCCCGCGCGCGCGACATCCTGCTGCTGCTGAGCGGGCAATTCATCCGGCCGGTCCTGCTGGCCAACCTGATCGCATGGCCCATCGCCTGGGTGCTGATGCGCGTCTGGCTGGCCGGGTTCGATCAGCGGATCGCACTGGCGCCCGGATTCTTCATAGCCGTCGGCCTGGCCGCCGCGGCAATGGCCCTCATCACCGTGATCGGCCAAACCTTGCGCGTGGCCGGCGCCGAGCCCGCGCGGGCCCTTCGGCAGAATTAG